The Drosophila nasuta strain 15112-1781.00 chromosome 2L, ASM2355853v1, whole genome shotgun sequence genome window below encodes:
- the LOC132797167 gene encoding uncharacterized protein LOC132797167: protein MLVLEQRLCAAIGPIVNYGSLQNKFIVNGCKFRVLRNFADKTDCPKTETKLPRKLSLKDVDVADKRVFMRVDFNVPMKDGKITNNQRILAALPTIQHILLKECRSVVLASHLGRPEGKKILKFSLAPVARELEKLLEWPVCFIDDCVSPMALEAAENPPKGAVMLLENLRFHAEETGSFKQGDEKVKVDAEKVKDFRCKLSKLADIYVNDAFGTAHRAHSSMMGEGYKVRAAGFLLDKELEYFAKALDNPKKPFLAILGGAKIADKIPLINNLLNNVDQMIVAGGMAFTFLKIINNMEIGKSLLDAEGSKMINDLMSKAKQKNVKILLPLDFKCAQKIDKDPGEIKLADVKQGVPKDFMGLDIGEKTIELYNKAIMEAKTIVWNGPPGLFENEKFAGGTKAMLQAIVCATEAGATTIVGGGDTATACKNFGGSDKVSHVSTGGGAALELLEGKILPGVAALSDAKG, encoded by the exons atgctaGTTTTGGAACAGAGACTCTGCGCTGCAATTGGACCCATTGTGAACTATGGATCTCTTCagaataaatttattgtgaaTGGCTGCAAATTTCGGGTGCTGCGCAACTTTGCTGATAAAACGGATTGTCCAAAAACCGAAACTAAACTGCCAAGGAAGCTAAGCCTTAAAGATGTTGATGTTGCCGATAAACGCGTATTTATGCGAGTAGATTTTAATGTGCCGATGAAGGATGGTAAAATTACGAATAATCAACGCATTTTGGCTGCATTGCCGACTATCCAGCATATACTGCTTAAGGAATGCAGATCTGTG GTGCTTGCCTCCCATTTGGGTCGCCCGGAAGGCAAAAAGATTCTAAAATTCTCATTGGCACCCGTTGCCAGGGAGCTGGAGAAGCTGCTGGAGTGGCCAGTCTGCTTTATAGACGATTGTGTTAGTCCGATGGCTCTTGAAGCAGCAGAAAATCCGCCCAAAGGCGCTGTCATGCTACTGGAGAATCTGCGTTTCCATGCCGAGGAAACGGGCAGCTTTAAGCAAGGCGACGAAAAGGTTAAAGTCGATGCGGAGAAAGTGAAAGACTTTCGCTGCAAGCTGTCCAAGTTGGCAGACATCTATGTGAACGATGCCTTTGGCACTGCGCATCGTGCTCACAGCTCAATGATGGGCGAAGGCTACAAAGTACGTGCAGCTGGCTTTTTGCTGGACAAGGAGCTGGAGTACTTTGCCAAGGCGCTGGACAATCCCAAGAAACCCTTTCTGGCCATACTGGGAGGCGCCAAGATTGCCGACAAGATTCCGCTGATTAACAATCTGCTGAACAATGTGGATCAAATGATTGTGGCCGGCGGCATGGCGTTTACCTTTCTCAAGATTATCAACAACATGGAGATTGGCAAATCGTTGCTCGACGCAGAAGGCTCTAAGATGATCAACGATCTGATGagcaaagcgaagcaaaaGAATGTCAAAATCTTGTTGCCTCTTGACTTTAAATGCGCTCAGAAAATCGACAAGGATCCCGGTGAGATCAAGTTGGCTGACGTCAAGCAAGGCGTGCCCAAGGATTTTATGGGTCTGGACATTGGCGAAAAAACAATTGAGTTGTACAACAAGGCAATTATGGAGGCCAAAACGATTGTGTGGAACGGTCCGCCGGGTCTCTTTGAGAACGAAAAGTTTGCTGGCGGCACCAAAGCGATGTTGCAGGCCATTGTCTGTGCCACAGAAGCGGGCGCCACAACAATTGTTGGCGGTGGCGATACTGCGACTGCGTGTAAGAATTTCGGAGGCAGCGACAAAGTTTCCCACGTTTCCACCGGAGGTGGCGCTGCGCTCGAATTGCTCGAGGGCAAAATTCTTCCCGGTGTTGCTGCCTTGTCGGATGCCAAAGGATAA
- the LOC132794821 gene encoding ATP-binding cassette sub-family G member 1 isoform X1 has product MDTNKLLKNVYGIDIHFEDLVYQVKEPKKKEKKSVLKGITGTFKSGELTAIMGPSGAGKSSLMNILTGLTKTGVSGTIEIGKARKLCAYIMQDDHFYPFFTVEETMLLAAALKISNKCVSLKEKRALVDHLLNTLKLTKAKQTRCSKLSGGQKKRLSIALELIDNPAVLFLDEPTTGLDSSSSFDTIQLLRSLANEGRTIVCTIHQPSTNIYNLFNLIYVLSSGQCTYQGTPQNTVMFLKTIGLECPAYHNPADFLLECVNGDFEDHTAALTECAKDTRWRYDQQLMQADDVEPPTEAQVAKFNESQSQSQSQSQAQSPSQGQQTTSQPKVQLQTMESTKELIKHTYPPPEWMRLWLLIGRCHLQFFRDWTLTYLKLGMHILSAVMIGLFFGDSGINATKQISNVGMIMIHCVYLWYTTIMPGILRYPLEIEIIKKETFNNWYKLRTYYVATMITSTPVHIIFSTVYITIGYMMTDQPVEMDRFVKYLLSAVVVTICADGLGVFLGTILNPVNGTFVGAVSTCFMLMFSGFLILLTHIPKALHFIAALSPLRYALENMVIALYGNHRDKLVCPSEEFYCHFKNAITVLRQFGMEHSDFGYNIMMILAQIVLFKILAYFTLKRKVKSG; this is encoded by the exons ATGGACACTAACAAACTGCTAAAGAACGTTTATGGCATCGATATACACTTTGAAGATCTCGTCTATCAGGTTAAAGAGCCTAAGAAAAAAG AAAAAAAATCTGTGCTCAAGGGCATTACGGGCACATTCAAGTCCGGCGAACTGACGGCCATCATGGGTCCATCGGGTGCCGGCAAATCTAGTCTTATGAACATTCTCACTGGCCTCACCAAAACCGGCGTCTCGGGCACCATCGAGATCGGCAAAGCACGCAAATTGTGCGCCTACATCATGCAGGACGATCATTTCTATCCATTCTTCACCGTCGAGGAAACAATGCTGCTGGCAGCGGCCCTCAAAATATCCAACAAGTGTGTCAGCCTAAAGGAGAAGCGTGCTTTG GTTGATCACTTGTTAAACACATTGAAGCTAACGAAAGCGAAACAAACCAGATGCTCGAAGCTGAGTGGCGGCCAGAAGAAACGTCTATCCATTGCCCTAGAGCTGATAGACAATCCAGCAGTGCTATTTTTAGACGAGCCCACAAC CGGACTGGACAGCTCATCTTCCTTTGATACCATACAACTGTTGCGATCGCTGGCGAACGAGGGTCGAACCATTGTGTGCACAATCCATCAGCCATCGACCAACATTTACAATCTGTTCAACCTGATCTACGTGCTCAGCTCGGGTCAATGCACGTACCAGGGCACGCCCCAGAATACGGTGATGTTTCTCAAGACGATCGGACTCGAATGTCCCGCCTATCACAATCCAGCTGACTTCT TGCTGGAGTGTGTGAATGGTGACTTTGAGGATCACACGGCGGCTTTAACCGAATGCGCCAAGGACACGCGCTGGCGATACGATCAGCAGCTGATGCAAGCGGACGACGTTGAGCCACCAACTGAGGCGCAAGTGGCCAAGTTCAAtgaatcccaatcccaatcccaatctcAGTCGCAAGCCCAATCCCCCAGCCAAGGGCAGCAGACGACGTCGCAGCCCAAAGTGCAGCTGCAGACCATGGAGTCGACAAAGGAGCTCATTAAGCACACCTATCCGCCGCCTGAATGGATGCGACTCTGGCTGCTAATTGGACGCTGTCATCTGCAGTTCTTCCGCGATTGG ACCTTGACCTATCTGAAGCTGGGCATGCACATTCTCAGTGCTGTGATGATCGGACTCTTCTTTGGCGATTCGGGCATCAATGCGACCAAACAAATCTCTAATGTGGGCATGATCATGATACACTGTGTTTATCTCTGGTACACGACTATAATGCCTGGAATCTTGCGCT ATCCATTGGAGATTGAGATCATCAAGAAGGAAACGTTCAACAATTGGTATAAACTAAGAACCTACTATGTGGCCACAATGATAACATCAACACCAGTGCAT ATCATCTTCTCCACGGTCTATATAACAATTGGATATATGATGACTGATCAGCCAGTGGAAATGGATCGATTTGTCAAGTATCTGCTGTCTGCGGTTGTGGTAACAATATGCGCCGATGGCTTGGGTGTTTTCCTCGGCACTATTCTGAATCCAGTG AATGGCACATTTGTTGGCGCCGTGTCTACGTGCTTTATGCTCATGTTCTCGGGTTTCCTCATCCTTCTGACCCACATACCAAAAGCCTTGCATTTTATTGCCGCCCTCTCACCACTGCGCTATGCCTTGGAGAATATGGTAATCGCGTTGTATGGCAACCATCGTGACAAGTTGGTCTGCCCCTCCGAGGAGTTCTACTGTCATTTCAA AAATGCCATCACAGTGCTGCGACAGTTTGGCATGGAACACAGCGATTTTGGCTACAACATCATGATGATTCTGGCCCAAATAGTTCTATTCAAGATCTTGGCGTACTTCACGCTCAAGCGTAAAGTCAAGTCGGGTTAA
- the LOC132795206 gene encoding hepatocyte growth factor-regulated tyrosine kinase substrate isoform X2 — MFRSTFDRNLENATSHLRLEPDWPSILLICDEINQKDVTPKNAFAAIKKKMNSPNPHSACYSLLVLESIVKNCGAPVHDEVFTKENCEMFSSFLEQTPHENVRQKMLELVQTWAYAFRSMDKYQAIKDTMTILKAKGHTFPELKEADAMFTADTAPNWADGKVCHRCRAEFTFTNRKHHCRNCGQVFCGQCTGKQCPLPKYGIEKDVRVCDGCFMALQRPAGAASGKTSSTRVAGDSDLPAEYLNSSLSQQTPARKSEQELKEEEELNLALALSQSEAEQKKQQPISYRMQQRSPSPEAPPVQAQVAVQQQQQQEESNPDLAKYLNRSYWEQRKISESSVMASPSAPSPMPPTPQPQQQLPQLLQQAQQMLPAKTADELQIDEFAANMRIQVEIFVNRMKSNSSRGRSISNDSSVQTLFMTLTSLHSQQLSYIKELDDKRMWYEQLQDKLAQIKDSRAALDVLRQEHVEKLRRIAEEQERQRQLQMAQKLEIMRKKKQEYLDYQRQLALQRIQEQEREMQLRQEHQKAQYLMGQQTAPYPYMAAPHGSPSHQLNNVYNPYAAAGGFAAAPNGQFAGGIAPPGMYMMQPDNPYPNPGQANPMMQQLPQQQQPQAPLQQSLQQPQSLQQPPQSLQQPPQSLQQPPQSLQQPPQSIQQPPQPLQQPQPHLAHVMLQQQQMVQTHSPLANTQAPPQQQQLPPQAAAPPPQQQQQQQLAVSAPPQTIEAQVQAVAAAPAPPQNEPEPVKATEPATAELISFD; from the exons ATGTTTCGCTCTACTTTCGATCGAAATCTGG AGAACGCAACCAGCCATTTGCGCTTGGAACCCGACTGGCCATCCATACTCTTGATCTGCGATGAAATCAACCAGAAAGATGTCAC CCCAAAAAATGCCTTTGCTGCTATTAAGAAGAAAATGAACTCGCCCAATCCTCACTCGGCATGCTACTCGCTACTGGTGCTCGAGAGCATTGTGAAGAACTGCGGAGCTCCGGTGCACGACGAAGTGTTCACCAAGGAGAACTGCGAGATGTTTAGCAGCTTCCTGGAGCAGACGCCGCACGAGAATGTGCGTCAGAAAATGCTGGAACTAGTCCAAACATGGGCCTATGCTTTTCGTTCTATGGACAAATATCAGGCGATTAAG GACACCATGACCATTTTGAAGGCCAAGGGACACACGTTCCCCGAACTCAAGGAGGCGGATGCCATGTTCACCGCCGACACGGCGCCCAACTGGGCAGATGGCAAGGTGTGTCATCGGTGTCGTGCCGAGTTCACGTTCACCAATCGCAAGCATCACTGCCGTAATTGCGGTCAGGTATTTTGTGGCCAGTGCACGGGTAAACAGTGCCCGCTGCCCAAGTATGGCATCGAGAAGGACGTGCGTGTGTGCGACGGCTGCTTCATGGCATTGCAACGTCCAGCTGGAGCAGCTTCTGGCAAGACTAGTTCAACGAGAGTGGCTGGAGATTCGGATCTGCCTGCGGAATATTTGAACAGCTCGCTGTCACAACAG ACGCCAGCGCGCAAAAGCGAACAGGAGttgaaggaggaggaggaactgAACTTGGCGCTGGCTCTTAGCCAGTCGGAGGCGGAGCAAAAGAAGCAGCAACCGATTAGCTATCGTATGCAGCAACGATCTCCAAGCCCCGAGGCGCCGCCAGTTCAAGCCCAAGTCGctgtgcaacagcagcaacagcaggaggaAAGCAATCCCGACTTGGCCAAGTACTTGAATCGCAGCTACTGGGAGCAGCGCAAGATAAGCGAATCCTCGGTCATGGCTAGTCCCTCGGCACCTAGTCCTATGCCACCTACACCGCAACCccaacagcagctgccacaactGCTGCAACAGGCACAGCAAATGCTGCCAGCCAAGACCGCCGATGAGCTGCAGATCGACGAGTTTGCCGCCAACATGCGTATCCAGGTCGAGATCTTTGTGAACCGCATGAAATCGAATTCGAGTCGTGGTCGCAGCATCTCCAACGATTCCTCGGTGCAGACGCTCTTCATGACGCTGACCTCGCTGCACTCGCAACAGCTCAGCTACATCAAGGAGCTGGACGACAAGCGCATGTGGTACGAGCAGCTGCAGGATAAGCTCGCCCAGATCAAGGATTCGCGTGCAGCGTTGGATGTGCTGCGCCAGGAGCATGTGGAGAAGTTGCGTCGCATTGCCGAGGAGCAGGAGCGACAGCGTCAACTGCAGATGGCTCAGAAACTCGAGATTATGCGCAAGAAGAAACAAGAGTATTTGGACTATCAACGTCAGCTGGCACTGCAGCGCATCCAGGAGCAGGAACGCGAAATGCAGCTGCGCCAAGAGCATCAAAAGGCGCAGTATTTGATGGGCCAGCAGACAGCTCCATATCCCTACATGGCGGCGCCTCACGGTTCGCCCTCGCATCAATTAAACAACGTTTACAATCCATATGCGGCAGCTGGCGGCTTTGCCGCTGCTCCGAATGGACAATTTGCGGGAGGGATTGCGCCTCCTGGCATGTACATGATGCAACCCGACAACCCGTATCCCAATCCCGGACAGGCTAATCCAATgatgcagcagctgccgcagcaacaacaacctcAAGCGCCGCTGCAGCAGTCTCTGCAACAGCCACAGTCCCTTCAGCAACCACCGCAATCCCTTCAACAACCACCACAATCCCTTCAGCAACCACCGCAATCCCTTCAACAACCACCACAATCCATACAACAGCCACCGCAACCTCTTCAGCAACCCCAACCCCATCTGGCCCACGTcatgttgcagcaacagcaaatggtTCAAACACATTCGCCCCTCGCCAACACTCAAGCTccgccacaacaacaacaactgcctCCACAAGCAGCTGCTCCgccaccacagcaacaacaacaacaacagctcgCAGTCTCAGCTCCACCTCAAACTATCGAAGCCCAGGTTCaagctgtggctgctgcgcCAGCTCCACCGCAAAACGAACCCGAACCTGTCAAGGCAACTGAACCTGCCACCGCGGAGCTCATCAGCTTTGATTAG
- the LOC132794821 gene encoding ATP-binding cassette sub-family G member 1 isoform X2 yields MKRSPEYYAPQIRFANLRYEVVDKSKEKKSVLKGITGTFKSGELTAIMGPSGAGKSSLMNILTGLTKTGVSGTIEIGKARKLCAYIMQDDHFYPFFTVEETMLLAAALKISNKCVSLKEKRALVDHLLNTLKLTKAKQTRCSKLSGGQKKRLSIALELIDNPAVLFLDEPTTGLDSSSSFDTIQLLRSLANEGRTIVCTIHQPSTNIYNLFNLIYVLSSGQCTYQGTPQNTVMFLKTIGLECPAYHNPADFLLECVNGDFEDHTAALTECAKDTRWRYDQQLMQADDVEPPTEAQVAKFNESQSQSQSQSQAQSPSQGQQTTSQPKVQLQTMESTKELIKHTYPPPEWMRLWLLIGRCHLQFFRDWTLTYLKLGMHILSAVMIGLFFGDSGINATKQISNVGMIMIHCVYLWYTTIMPGILRYPLEIEIIKKETFNNWYKLRTYYVATMITSTPVHIIFSTVYITIGYMMTDQPVEMDRFVKYLLSAVVVTICADGLGVFLGTILNPVNGTFVGAVSTCFMLMFSGFLILLTHIPKALHFIAALSPLRYALENMVIALYGNHRDKLVCPSEEFYCHFKNAITVLRQFGMEHSDFGYNIMMILAQIVLFKILAYFTLKRKVKSG; encoded by the exons AAAAAAAATCTGTGCTCAAGGGCATTACGGGCACATTCAAGTCCGGCGAACTGACGGCCATCATGGGTCCATCGGGTGCCGGCAAATCTAGTCTTATGAACATTCTCACTGGCCTCACCAAAACCGGCGTCTCGGGCACCATCGAGATCGGCAAAGCACGCAAATTGTGCGCCTACATCATGCAGGACGATCATTTCTATCCATTCTTCACCGTCGAGGAAACAATGCTGCTGGCAGCGGCCCTCAAAATATCCAACAAGTGTGTCAGCCTAAAGGAGAAGCGTGCTTTG GTTGATCACTTGTTAAACACATTGAAGCTAACGAAAGCGAAACAAACCAGATGCTCGAAGCTGAGTGGCGGCCAGAAGAAACGTCTATCCATTGCCCTAGAGCTGATAGACAATCCAGCAGTGCTATTTTTAGACGAGCCCACAAC CGGACTGGACAGCTCATCTTCCTTTGATACCATACAACTGTTGCGATCGCTGGCGAACGAGGGTCGAACCATTGTGTGCACAATCCATCAGCCATCGACCAACATTTACAATCTGTTCAACCTGATCTACGTGCTCAGCTCGGGTCAATGCACGTACCAGGGCACGCCCCAGAATACGGTGATGTTTCTCAAGACGATCGGACTCGAATGTCCCGCCTATCACAATCCAGCTGACTTCT TGCTGGAGTGTGTGAATGGTGACTTTGAGGATCACACGGCGGCTTTAACCGAATGCGCCAAGGACACGCGCTGGCGATACGATCAGCAGCTGATGCAAGCGGACGACGTTGAGCCACCAACTGAGGCGCAAGTGGCCAAGTTCAAtgaatcccaatcccaatcccaatctcAGTCGCAAGCCCAATCCCCCAGCCAAGGGCAGCAGACGACGTCGCAGCCCAAAGTGCAGCTGCAGACCATGGAGTCGACAAAGGAGCTCATTAAGCACACCTATCCGCCGCCTGAATGGATGCGACTCTGGCTGCTAATTGGACGCTGTCATCTGCAGTTCTTCCGCGATTGG ACCTTGACCTATCTGAAGCTGGGCATGCACATTCTCAGTGCTGTGATGATCGGACTCTTCTTTGGCGATTCGGGCATCAATGCGACCAAACAAATCTCTAATGTGGGCATGATCATGATACACTGTGTTTATCTCTGGTACACGACTATAATGCCTGGAATCTTGCGCT ATCCATTGGAGATTGAGATCATCAAGAAGGAAACGTTCAACAATTGGTATAAACTAAGAACCTACTATGTGGCCACAATGATAACATCAACACCAGTGCAT ATCATCTTCTCCACGGTCTATATAACAATTGGATATATGATGACTGATCAGCCAGTGGAAATGGATCGATTTGTCAAGTATCTGCTGTCTGCGGTTGTGGTAACAATATGCGCCGATGGCTTGGGTGTTTTCCTCGGCACTATTCTGAATCCAGTG AATGGCACATTTGTTGGCGCCGTGTCTACGTGCTTTATGCTCATGTTCTCGGGTTTCCTCATCCTTCTGACCCACATACCAAAAGCCTTGCATTTTATTGCCGCCCTCTCACCACTGCGCTATGCCTTGGAGAATATGGTAATCGCGTTGTATGGCAACCATCGTGACAAGTTGGTCTGCCCCTCCGAGGAGTTCTACTGTCATTTCAA AAATGCCATCACAGTGCTGCGACAGTTTGGCATGGAACACAGCGATTTTGGCTACAACATCATGATGATTCTGGCCCAAATAGTTCTATTCAAGATCTTGGCGTACTTCACGCTCAAGCGTAAAGTCAAGTCGGGTTAA
- the LOC132795206 gene encoding hepatocyte growth factor-regulated tyrosine kinase substrate isoform X1: protein MFRSTFDRNLENATSHLRLEPDWPSILLICDEINQKDVTPKNAFAAIKKKMNSPNPHSACYSLLVLESIVKNCGAPVHDEVFTKENCEMFSSFLEQTPHENVRQKMLELVQTWAYAFRSMDKYQAIKDTMTILKAKGHTFPELKEADAMFTADTAPNWADGKVCHRCRAEFTFTNRKHHCRNCGQVFCGQCTGKQCPLPKYGIEKDVRVCDGCFMALQRPAGAASGKTSSTRVAGDSDLPAEYLNSSLSQQVQTPARKSEQELKEEEELNLALALSQSEAEQKKQQPISYRMQQRSPSPEAPPVQAQVAVQQQQQQEESNPDLAKYLNRSYWEQRKISESSVMASPSAPSPMPPTPQPQQQLPQLLQQAQQMLPAKTADELQIDEFAANMRIQVEIFVNRMKSNSSRGRSISNDSSVQTLFMTLTSLHSQQLSYIKELDDKRMWYEQLQDKLAQIKDSRAALDVLRQEHVEKLRRIAEEQERQRQLQMAQKLEIMRKKKQEYLDYQRQLALQRIQEQEREMQLRQEHQKAQYLMGQQTAPYPYMAAPHGSPSHQLNNVYNPYAAAGGFAAAPNGQFAGGIAPPGMYMMQPDNPYPNPGQANPMMQQLPQQQQPQAPLQQSLQQPQSLQQPPQSLQQPPQSLQQPPQSLQQPPQSIQQPPQPLQQPQPHLAHVMLQQQQMVQTHSPLANTQAPPQQQQLPPQAAAPPPQQQQQQQLAVSAPPQTIEAQVQAVAAAPAPPQNEPEPVKATEPATAELISFD, encoded by the exons ATGTTTCGCTCTACTTTCGATCGAAATCTGG AGAACGCAACCAGCCATTTGCGCTTGGAACCCGACTGGCCATCCATACTCTTGATCTGCGATGAAATCAACCAGAAAGATGTCAC CCCAAAAAATGCCTTTGCTGCTATTAAGAAGAAAATGAACTCGCCCAATCCTCACTCGGCATGCTACTCGCTACTGGTGCTCGAGAGCATTGTGAAGAACTGCGGAGCTCCGGTGCACGACGAAGTGTTCACCAAGGAGAACTGCGAGATGTTTAGCAGCTTCCTGGAGCAGACGCCGCACGAGAATGTGCGTCAGAAAATGCTGGAACTAGTCCAAACATGGGCCTATGCTTTTCGTTCTATGGACAAATATCAGGCGATTAAG GACACCATGACCATTTTGAAGGCCAAGGGACACACGTTCCCCGAACTCAAGGAGGCGGATGCCATGTTCACCGCCGACACGGCGCCCAACTGGGCAGATGGCAAGGTGTGTCATCGGTGTCGTGCCGAGTTCACGTTCACCAATCGCAAGCATCACTGCCGTAATTGCGGTCAGGTATTTTGTGGCCAGTGCACGGGTAAACAGTGCCCGCTGCCCAAGTATGGCATCGAGAAGGACGTGCGTGTGTGCGACGGCTGCTTCATGGCATTGCAACGTCCAGCTGGAGCAGCTTCTGGCAAGACTAGTTCAACGAGAGTGGCTGGAGATTCGGATCTGCCTGCGGAATATTTGAACAGCTCGCTGTCACAACAGGTGCAG ACGCCAGCGCGCAAAAGCGAACAGGAGttgaaggaggaggaggaactgAACTTGGCGCTGGCTCTTAGCCAGTCGGAGGCGGAGCAAAAGAAGCAGCAACCGATTAGCTATCGTATGCAGCAACGATCTCCAAGCCCCGAGGCGCCGCCAGTTCAAGCCCAAGTCGctgtgcaacagcagcaacagcaggaggaAAGCAATCCCGACTTGGCCAAGTACTTGAATCGCAGCTACTGGGAGCAGCGCAAGATAAGCGAATCCTCGGTCATGGCTAGTCCCTCGGCACCTAGTCCTATGCCACCTACACCGCAACCccaacagcagctgccacaactGCTGCAACAGGCACAGCAAATGCTGCCAGCCAAGACCGCCGATGAGCTGCAGATCGACGAGTTTGCCGCCAACATGCGTATCCAGGTCGAGATCTTTGTGAACCGCATGAAATCGAATTCGAGTCGTGGTCGCAGCATCTCCAACGATTCCTCGGTGCAGACGCTCTTCATGACGCTGACCTCGCTGCACTCGCAACAGCTCAGCTACATCAAGGAGCTGGACGACAAGCGCATGTGGTACGAGCAGCTGCAGGATAAGCTCGCCCAGATCAAGGATTCGCGTGCAGCGTTGGATGTGCTGCGCCAGGAGCATGTGGAGAAGTTGCGTCGCATTGCCGAGGAGCAGGAGCGACAGCGTCAACTGCAGATGGCTCAGAAACTCGAGATTATGCGCAAGAAGAAACAAGAGTATTTGGACTATCAACGTCAGCTGGCACTGCAGCGCATCCAGGAGCAGGAACGCGAAATGCAGCTGCGCCAAGAGCATCAAAAGGCGCAGTATTTGATGGGCCAGCAGACAGCTCCATATCCCTACATGGCGGCGCCTCACGGTTCGCCCTCGCATCAATTAAACAACGTTTACAATCCATATGCGGCAGCTGGCGGCTTTGCCGCTGCTCCGAATGGACAATTTGCGGGAGGGATTGCGCCTCCTGGCATGTACATGATGCAACCCGACAACCCGTATCCCAATCCCGGACAGGCTAATCCAATgatgcagcagctgccgcagcaacaacaacctcAAGCGCCGCTGCAGCAGTCTCTGCAACAGCCACAGTCCCTTCAGCAACCACCGCAATCCCTTCAACAACCACCACAATCCCTTCAGCAACCACCGCAATCCCTTCAACAACCACCACAATCCATACAACAGCCACCGCAACCTCTTCAGCAACCCCAACCCCATCTGGCCCACGTcatgttgcagcaacagcaaatggtTCAAACACATTCGCCCCTCGCCAACACTCAAGCTccgccacaacaacaacaactgcctCCACAAGCAGCTGCTCCgccaccacagcaacaacaacaacaacagctcgCAGTCTCAGCTCCACCTCAAACTATCGAAGCCCAGGTTCaagctgtggctgctgcgcCAGCTCCACCGCAAAACGAACCCGAACCTGTCAAGGCAACTGAACCTGCCACCGCGGAGCTCATCAGCTTTGATTAG